Genomic DNA from Haloplanus sp. HW8-1:
AGACCGGTGGACGCACCCTCAATCCGGAGCGGTACTTCTACGCCGGCCTCCTGCTCGTGGGCGTCGGTGGACAGTATCTCGGCGGGAAGCTCACCGACCGGTTCTCCCCGGGGTACTGCCTCGCCGGGATCTTCGGTCTCCTGGCCGTCCTCGCGCTGGCCTTTCTGCCGGTGGCATCGCTCGGGATCGGGCCCCTGCTCGTCTTCGGTGCGGCGTTCGGCGTCACGCTCTTCGCCGTCCAGCCGCTCTACCAGGCGACCGTCGCCGACCACACGCCCGCCGGGAGCCGCGGCCTCTCCTATGGCTACACCTACCTCGGCACGTTCGGCGTGGGAGCGCTGGGCGGGGCCGTCGCCGGCGGCGTCCTCACGTACGCCGACGCCGGAACGCTGTTCGCCGTGCTCGCGGGCGTCGCCGTCGTCGCCTCGGCGCTCGCCCTCGCCCTCGTCCGCCGATACTGATCACCGGAGTTTGAAGAAGGCGATCCGCCAGAGTGCGAGGCCGACCAGGCCGACGCCCAAGGAGACGAGCGCGAACGACAGTTGGACCCCGCCGTGGGTGAAAGGCATCGCCCGGATCCCCAGCGCGATGGCGTCCGCGAGCAGCCACGACCGGAGCGCGAGCGGGACGGCGGCCTTCGCCGACTCCGCGGCGCCGGGCGCGTAGGCGCCGAGCAGCGGGGCGGCGACGATCCAGCCGAGCAGGAAGGGGGCGATCGCCGCCAGGAGGTAGCCGGGGTTGGCGGTGACGAAGTCGAGGCCGTTGTGGTGGACCGTGCCCGCGCTGAAGAGGAGCGCGACGGCGATCAGGTCGCCGACCGCGAGCGGCGTCGCACGGCCGTCGAGACGACGGTCGAAGAAGGCTGCGACTGCGTTTGCCATATCGGCGCTTTCGGCTGGGGCCTAATGGCTCCCTCGCTTCGTCCCGACCACCGTGAACGCGAACCCCCGGTCGAGGACCGTGGTTTCCAGACCGGCGGCGGCGACGGCACGGGCCGTCGCGTCGGGAGTCCGGAACGTCGAGTCGAAGCCGACGACCCGCTCGGCCGCGACCAGCGCTCGTCCCCGGAGGGTTCCGGGGTCGAACTCACGGACGACGAGAACCCCACCCGGTCGGAGGACGCGCGCAACTTCCGCGAGCGCGTCCGGGGGGTCCGGGAGGTGATGGAGGGCGTCGAGGACGACGACGGCGTCGACGCTCTCGTCGCGGACCGGGAGCCGTCCGGCGTCGCCCCGGACCGCCGACGTCCCGCGATCGGCGGCTCGCCGGAGCATCGCCTCCGAGGCGTCGACCACGATCGACTCCGGCGGACGCTCCTCGCGTCCGCCGACGCGCACCGCTCGTGCCGCCCGCCCAGTTCCGCCCGCCAGATCGAGCACGCGGTCGACAGGGCGGTTCGCGCGCGACAGTCCCGCCCGGAGCGGCTCCGGGTCCGTCGTCGGTGCGAGCCGATCGTAGAGACGCGCGACGCGGTCGAAGAAGCGAACGTCGCCGGGACCGTGCATACCTCCCGATCCGCAGCCGAGCGCCAAAGGTTTCGGGGGCGGCCACCTAGAGACGTCATGGAGTTCGCCTGCCTCGGGTGGCCGCCGGACGCCCCGACGCTCCGTCTGGACTACCGGCGGTTCGCCTACGCGGGCAAGTTCGTCCTCGGCTCGACGGGCAAGGCGGTCGTCCGCGACGGCGCGGCCGACGACGGCGAGTTCGACGACTGGGTCCTCGCGGCCGCGTCGTTCAGCGCCGATCGCACCGACGCCGACCGTCTCGTCGTGCGCTACGTGACCGTTCGCGAGAACCGACGGGGAGAGGGACTCGGTCCCCGACTGCTGGCGTTCGTGGCCGATCGGGCCGACGACCGGGGGTACGACCGCGTCCGCATCGCGGTCAACA
This window encodes:
- a CDS encoding DUF3054 domain-containing protein: MANAVAAFFDRRLDGRATPLAVGDLIAVALLFSAGTVHHNGLDFVTANPGYLLAAIAPFLLGWIVAAPLLGAYAPGAAESAKAAVPLALRSWLLADAIALGIRAMPFTHGGVQLSFALVSLGVGLVGLALWRIAFFKLR
- a CDS encoding class I SAM-dependent methyltransferase, giving the protein MHGPGDVRFFDRVARLYDRLAPTTDPEPLRAGLSRANRPVDRVLDLAGGTGRAARAVRVGGREERPPESIVVDASEAMLRRAADRGTSAVRGDAGRLPVRDESVDAVVVLDALHHLPDPPDALAEVARVLRPGGVLVVREFDPGTLRGRALVAAERVVGFDSTFRTPDATARAVAAAGLETTVLDRGFAFTVVGTKRGSH
- a CDS encoding GNAT family N-acetyltransferase — translated: MEFACLGWPPDAPTLRLDYRRFAYAGKFVLGSTGKAVVRDGAADDGEFDDWVLAAASFSADRTDADRLVVRYVTVRENRRGEGLGPRLLAFVADRADDRGYDRVRIAVNNPVAYRAAHRAGFAFTGAETGLAELVCERPAARPADRPTDRYRDGLARYRDRDLGDGMAARLADWLDGEPPPVVDPPADADDGSGSRRADREPGR